A genomic segment from Corylus avellana chromosome ca5, CavTom2PMs-1.0 encodes:
- the LOC132182505 gene encoding membrin-11-like: MEGGGGGAGGGGGGRSTLSEIYQDAKKVVLRTRDAVERLERFEYSSAGMESPPELSSSIARDITHIQSLCVEMDRLCRSLPSKSHRDLWKRKVEQVAEEAESLKQSLDKYSLRTQRRMMEAKERAELLGRANGDSHVLKIFDEEAQAMQSARSSARMLEEASLTGEAILSAMSGSRERLKKAHRKALDVLNTVGLSNSVLRLIERRHRVDNWIKYAGMILTIITVIIIWRWKR, encoded by the exons atggaaggaggaggaggaggagcaggagggggaggaggggggAGGAGTACGCTGTCGGAGATATACCAGGACGCGAAGAAGGTGGTGTTGAGGACGAGAGACGCGGTAGAACGCCTGGAGCGCTTCGAGTACTCGAGCGCTGGTATGGAATCTCCCCCGGAGCTCTCGTCCTCAATCGCGAGGGACATCACCCACATCCAATCCCTCTGCGTCGAGATGGATCGCCTCTGCCGCTCCCTCCCCTCCAAGTCCCACCGCGATCTCTGGAAACG AAAAGTTGAACAAGTAGCAGAAGAGGCTGAATCTTTGAAACAAAGTTTGGATAAATATTCCTTAAGGACTCAGAGGAGGATGATGGAAGCCAAAGAGAGGGCAGAATTGCTTGGAAGAGCT AATGGGGACTCTCATGTTCTGAAAATATTTGATGAGGAAGCGCAAGCAATGCAGTCAGCTCGTAGTTCTGCCCGGATGTTGGAAGAAGCTAGCTTAACTGGTGAGGCCATCCTGTCTGCAATGTCGGGTTCAAGGGAACGTCTAAAG AAAGCACACCGGAAAGCATTGGATGTCCTAAACACAGTGGGGCTCTCAAATTCTGTATTAAGGCTGATTGAGAGGAGGCACCGTGTTGATAATTGGATTAAATATGCTGGCATGATTTTGACGATCATCACTGTGATCATCATTTGGAGGTGGAAACGATGA